The following proteins come from a genomic window of Pedobacter faecalis:
- a CDS encoding ribonuclease H-like YkuK family protein, producing MTWKKFSGDVVHSPIVQEIENAIVRETGKGHRLKVCIGTDSQVKGHTTDFATVIVLLREHHGGFMYIHQEKTSTKMTIKERMLVEVQKSIETAYSICDLLDLYDVHLEVHADINTNPMFKSNKALNEAMGYILSMGFIFKAKPEAFASSTCADKMVH from the coding sequence ATGACCTGGAAAAAATTTAGCGGCGACGTGGTGCATTCGCCGATCGTTCAAGAAATCGAAAATGCAATTGTTCGCGAGACAGGAAAAGGCCACAGACTTAAAGTTTGTATAGGAACAGACTCGCAGGTAAAGGGACACACAACAGACTTTGCCACGGTAATTGTGTTGCTCAGGGAGCACCACGGCGGCTTCATGTACATCCACCAGGAAAAAACAAGCACAAAAATGACCATAAAGGAGCGAATGCTTGTAGAGGTACAGAAATCAATAGAAACAGCCTATTCCATCTGCGACCTGCTCGATTTATATGATGTACATCTAGAGGTTCATGCCGACATCAATACAAACCCGATGTTCAAATCAAACAAAGCGCTAAATGAGGCGATGGGCTATATCTTAAGCATGGGCTTCATCTTCAAGGCCAAGCCGGAAGCCTTTGCAAGTTCCACTTGTGCAGATAAAATGGTTCACTAG